A genome region from Magnolia sinica isolate HGM2019 chromosome 8, MsV1, whole genome shotgun sequence includes the following:
- the LOC131253728 gene encoding serine/threonine-protein kinase STN8, chloroplastic-like → MLASSSSPKIPSRGLEECIAIEIEKEREGEKLTGEAKSTQTRSCWVSHVGINGAEECGDFEEWFNYRLSRAAPETCAEFLGSFIADKTNSQFTKGGKWLVWKFEGDRDLADYMKDRSFPFNLESVMFGRVIQGLDSIERNALIIKQIMRQIITSLKKIHDTGIVHRDIKQANLVVTRKGRIKLIDFGAATDLRIGKNYVPNRGLLDPDYCPRELYVLPEETPNPPPEPIAAILSPILWQLNSPDLFDMYSAGIILMQMAVPTLRSSAGLKNFNSEIKSVGYDLKKWREYTRKTPDLRILDLDSGRGWDLANKLISERGFQRRGRLSAAAALRHPYFLLGGDQAAAVLSKLSLTQ, encoded by the exons ATGCTCGCTTCGTCCTCATCACCGAAAATTCCCTCCCGAGGACTTGAAGAATGCATTGCCATTGAGATTGAAaaggaaagggagggagaaaAACTCACCGGAGAGGCGAAAAGCACACAGACGAGGAG ctgTTGGGTGTCCCATGTTGGAATTAATGGGGCGGAAGAATGCGGCGACTTTGAGGAGTGGTTTAACTACAGGCTTTCAAGAGCAGCTCCCGAGACATGCGCTGAGTTCCTTGGAAGCTTCATCGCTGACAAGACAAACTCGCAATTCACTAAGGGAGGGAAATGGCTTGTATGGAAATTTGAG GGAGACCGAGACCTGGCCGACTACATGAAAGATCGCAGCTTCCCTTTCAACTTAGAGTCTGTTATGTTCGGGCGGGTCATACAAGGACTAGACTCGATTGAAAGGAATGCACTGATCATCAAGCAAATCATGCGGCAGATCATTACATCTCTCAAGAAGATCCATGACACAGGCATTGTCCATCGGGACATAAAACAGGCCAACTTGGTTGTGACAAGGAAGGGACGGATCAAGCTCATCGATTTTGGGGCAGCAACAGATCTCCGTATTGGCAAGAACTATGTACCCAACCGTGGTCTACTTGACCCGGACTACTGTCCGCGGGAATTATACGTTCTTCCGGAGGAGACACCAAACCCTCCACCAGAACCGATTGCAGCTATCCTTTCTCCGATCCTTTGGCAG CTTAATAGTCCCGATCTGTTTGATATGTATTCTGCCGGAATTATACTCATGCAAATGGCAGTTCCGACATTGAGGTCTTCAGCAGGTCTGAAGAATTTCAATTCAGAAATAAAGAGCGTCGGATACGACTTAAAGAAATGGAGGGAGTACACACGGAAAACGCCGGACTTACGTATACTTGATCTCGACTCTGGTAGAGGGTGGGATTTGGCCAACAAGCTTATTTCTGAGAGAGGATTTCAGAGACGAGGGCGGTTGTCAGCCGCTGCAGCTCTCAGGCATCCGTATTTCTTATTGGGCGGTGACCAGGCAGCTGCTGTTCTTTCGAAACTAAGCTTGACCCAGTGA